Sequence from the Pirellulales bacterium genome:
CCCCCTTGTTGGGCGGCACGTCGGTAAAATCCCGGCCGACCGCCACCTTGACAAAATGTTCGTCCGTCAGCCGATCGTTGGTCGGATCGATGCCGACCCAGCCCAGGTCGGGCAACCAGACTTCGCACCAGGCATGGCTCTGCGATTCCTTGTTCAGCCGATGAATGTAGCCGCTGACGTACCGCGCCGGCACCTCGAAGGAACGCAACAAGGCCAACATCAGGTGCGTGAAATCCTGGCAAACGCCCTTGCCCTCCTCCAGCACATGGTCGATCGGCGAGGTGACCAGGGTAACGTCGGGGGCATACTCGAAGTGATCGCGGATGTGCCGGGCGATCCGTATGGCCAGGTCCGCCAGGCGCATGCCGGGGGCCGGGCGCACCGCATCGAGGTGCGTTGCCAGCAACGGCGAACGGCGAACCGGGCCATCGAACCGCAGGAAATCCAGCACCTCCAAATCCGTGCTCGGATCGGCGGGATAGACGGCCCGGCTGGAGGCCAGGTCGAGCGGCCGGGGATGAGTCTCGACGATGCTGGCGGCCAGCACCCGCACCTGTTCATGCGGCGCCAGCAAGTTGAAATGGTGGACCCGGTTGCCGAAACCGTCCTGGAAGCGAAAATTTTCGG
This genomic interval carries:
- a CDS encoding transglutaminase family protein; its protein translation is MILEVQHETHLKYSEPVTESIAEVRMEPVSDADQSCHSFALAIQPATENFRFQDGFGNRVHHFNLLAPHEQVRVLAASIVETHPRPLDLASSRAVYPADPSTDLEVLDFLRFDGPVRRSPLLATHLDAVRPAPGMRLADLAIRIARHIRDHFEYAPDVTLVTSPIDHVLEEGKGVCQDFTHLMLALLRSFEVPARYVSGYIHRLNKESQSHAWCEVWLPDLGWVGIDPTNDRLTDEHFVKVAVGRDFTDVPPNKGVYRGRAAESIFVRVETRTLERLPALSWQEQLPPLNVPLTAIVPRPHGTVESADEDQQQQ